The following proteins are encoded in a genomic region of Pyrus communis chromosome 11, drPyrComm1.1, whole genome shotgun sequence:
- the LOC137708299 gene encoding uncharacterized protein has product MILAVLFANSEGNILVERFNGVPAEERLHWRSFLVKLGADNLRGVKNEELLVACHKSVYIVYTVLGDVSIYVVGKDEYDELALSEVIFVITSAVKDVCGKPPTERLFLDKYGRICLCLDEIVWKGLLENTEKDRIKRLIRLKPPTEF; this is encoded by the exons ATGATACTGGCAGTGTTGTTCGCCAACTCGGAAGGCAACATCCTAGTTGAACG TTTCAATGGAGTTCCTGCTGAGGAAAGGCTGCATTGGCGATCTTTCCTAGTCAAACTTGGGGCAGATAATCTTAGGGGCGTGAAGAATGAAGAGCTCCTTGTTGCTTGCCACAA GTCAGTTTACATTGTTTACACTGTGCTTGGAGATGTCAGCATCTATGTCGTGGGCAAAGATGAGTATGATGAACTAGCTT TGTCGGAAGTCATCTTTGTTATAACATCAGCTGTGAAGGATGTATGCGGAAAGCCTCCAACCGAGCGCCTTTTCCTGGATAAGTACGGAAGAATTTGCTTGTGTCTGGATGAAATTGTTTGGAAG GGATTGCTGGAAAATACAGAAAAGGATAGAATCAAGAGACTGATAAGGTTGAAGCCTCCAACTGAGTTCTGA